A stretch of the Hydra vulgaris chromosome 09, alternate assembly HydraT2T_AEP genome encodes the following:
- the LOC136084788 gene encoding uncharacterized protein LOC136084788 isoform X3, giving the protein MFYQMITFGYILLDHFIPTIFILMTRKTQELYSLAFSKVAELVPHLSPLRIMTDYEQALMNTLEIQYPLAEISGCWFHYVNAVVNKCKHLGLFGLLKLQVHSDLKKWIRLLLCLSLLPPHHIQPTLGNLNPNLFVVSLSINDFAKCQSLMTYMETF; this is encoded by the exons atgttttatcaaatgatAACATTTGGATACATTTTGCTTGATCAT tttatccCAACTATTTTCATACTTATGACTAGAAAAACGCAAGAGCTGTATTCTCTTGCATTTTCTAAAGTTGCTGAACTCGTTCCACATTTGTCACCGTTACGGATAATGACGGACTATGAACAAGCATTGATGAATACCTTGGAAATTCAATATCCTTTAGCTGAAATTTCAGGCTGTTGGTTTCATTACGTAAat gCTGTGGTTAACAAGTGTAAACATCTTGGATTGTTTGGACTTTTAAAATTGCAAGTTCACAGTGATTTGAAGAAATGGATAAGGCTATTATTGTGTCTTTCTTTGCTACCGCCTCACCATATTCAGCCAACATTAGGCAATTTGAATCCAAATTTGTTTGTGGTGTCATTAAGTATAAATGACTTCGCAAAATGTCAAAGTTTAATGACCTATATGGAAACATTTTAG
- the LOC136084788 gene encoding uncharacterized protein LOC136084788 isoform X2: MSSRTLNIKMEILEGERKNSKIYYQNGYYYRKDKKATESYGGGFKCKDEFCRSRATSEPSQGLVQITPHNHLPDFEKKEILKLKQSIKRAAETTSGSLRDIFDQETASNQSAHHVSFGMMESTMYRRRRSVQPQLPANCGELDNSLRVNNIIYPNYFHTYD, from the exons ATGTCGAGCAGAACA ttaaacattaaaatggAAATACTCGAAGGCGaaagaaaaaactcaaaaatttattaccaaAATGGTTACTATTATCGTAAAGACAAAAAAGCAACAGAATCGTATGGCGGCGGTTTCAAATGTAAGGATGAATTTTGTAGAAGTCGTGCAACAAGTGAACCAAGCCAAGGGTTAGTACAAATAACGCCGCATAACCATTTGccagattttgaaaaaaaagaaattttaaaattaaaacaatcaataaaacGAGCTGCTGAAACTACAAGTGGAAGTTTGCGAGATATTTTTGACCAAGAAACTGCTAGTAACCAATCAGCACATCACGTTTCTTTTGGAATGATGGAAAGCACTATGTATCGCAGACGTAGATCAGTGCAGCCGCAATTACCAGCCAATTGCGGGGAATTAGACAACTCTTTGAGAGTAAACAACATAA tttatccCAACTATTTTCATACTTATGACTAG
- the LOC136084788 gene encoding uncharacterized protein LOC136084788 isoform X1, whose protein sequence is MLERLLNIKMEILEGERKNSKIYYQNGYYYRKDKKATESYGGGFKCKDEFCRSRATSEPSQGLVQITPHNHLPDFEKKEILKLKQSIKRAAETTSGSLRDIFDQETASNQSAHHVSFGMMESTMYRRRRSVQPQLPANCGELDNSLRVNNIIYPNYFHTYD, encoded by the exons atgttagAACGATTA ttaaacattaaaatggAAATACTCGAAGGCGaaagaaaaaactcaaaaatttattaccaaAATGGTTACTATTATCGTAAAGACAAAAAAGCAACAGAATCGTATGGCGGCGGTTTCAAATGTAAGGATGAATTTTGTAGAAGTCGTGCAACAAGTGAACCAAGCCAAGGGTTAGTACAAATAACGCCGCATAACCATTTGccagattttgaaaaaaaagaaattttaaaattaaaacaatcaataaaacGAGCTGCTGAAACTACAAGTGGAAGTTTGCGAGATATTTTTGACCAAGAAACTGCTAGTAACCAATCAGCACATCACGTTTCTTTTGGAATGATGGAAAGCACTATGTATCGCAGACGTAGATCAGTGCAGCCGCAATTACCAGCCAATTGCGGGGAATTAGACAACTCTTTGAGAGTAAACAACATAA tttatccCAACTATTTTCATACTTATGACTAG